The stretch of DNA TTTCTCAGATTACATGGCTTAGTCTAATTGGATTTGACTGTTGCCCTAGCTCAGCTGGCTAGAGCTGTATAGCATTCTTTGTTGAATAAACTAATGAAAAAGTACAAAATACCTCTGAAGACAAAAAGGTTAGACTCAAAGCCACATTAGAAAATACCCTTTTTACAAGAAGGACTCTTGTCCTGTTCAGTGGACAATTCTAATCTTGTTGGTCTGGTATATTTCCATTGACTCTAAAGTCATCACATTAACTTACTaacctaaatatttttatttttctctccttttacaGGAAACTGAAGTTAAGGGCTTCATGTTCTATACTAATCACTTGCCAGAAATGTCctttttttcaacaaaaaaaacaatttaCATTCAGCGCTTAGCGTATCCCTCTTTTAAATTGGAAGTGATAAAATCTGAAAGTACATTTTGATGCACCACAAGAACACAGCATCCTTCTTTCATAACAAACAAGAGCCAGAGATGAAGCTGCTCAGAATAAATTCCCTGTATCAAAAAGTTCAAAGAATGTACCAAATGCAAAAGCTTAAGGAAACAGGACTGAGTGCAGCACAATCAGGATCTCACGTGGCTCCCTTGGGGAAAAATTCTGTCTTAAGCACTTGAGGCTCAAGAGAAACCTTGAACGGAAAGCAGACTACATTTTTTGGTTTAAGCTACCAGTATTACTGCATCAAAACTATTTAAATGAATGGTTCtcatttcttgaatttttttaattgtataaAGGGACAGCTGGGAAAATAATAAACATACCTCTTCACAAACAGTAGAAAAGCGGTTGAGAAACTGCACTGTGTGAACCACAAACTGGTTTAGAAATGCTACAGTTCTTTTCTGCTGAATAGCAGGAAcctgcattaaaaatataagaaactTAGGTTACACATCAATATCAATTTTCACATTTAGATTGAAATATCTGttaaaaaatgcacatttttttagaagaaattatttggaaatgCTTGCAATGAATGCATACATacacaaaacattttctaataCACATATGCATTCATACAAATCCTTCGCCGCTAAAAATCTACTAACATGAGAGCTGAGAATTTACAAGAAGTTACATAGAAAAGACAACAAGACCCACAAAATGAAGGATtgttatcttaaaaaaaaacaccttcagATGAAATTGTAAATATTCTTAAAAATCAGtgttaatattttttagaaACACTGGGGAAATCAGATCTGGAGtttaagaataaaaagcaaactTGGACAGCCATACTAATACTCAGTTACAACACCACAGCCAAAACTAAAGTATAGAGATGCTGCTGTCTAAGTATTTAGTGGCTAACCTACTGGTTCTCATTTAGGGTACCCAAAATTACCTCCAAATCAGTTTTGATGCTCACATACTTTTCAGACTAAAATGCAGAATCTCATGTTTGCCAAAAAGAATGGTGGTCACATATGTAACACAGAGctggcatttttatttaaaccatTACAGAAAACTGGAATCAGGAACTTTCACACAAAAGTTTATGTATAAAATTTTAGTGCCTCAGGCTTAATAACCTTGGACAATTGTTTTAAGTCTTAACCTTCGCAGAGGAAATTAACCTATGAAGTTGCCATTGATTTAAGTGAAAGATTTACGAGTAATATTATTGGCAGTCAAGATTCTGCTGCACTTTTATTGTGAATACAGTGACTCTCTGATCTTCACCTCTTCTTTAGTCACTGATTTATCAGTGCGTCCAATATACAATTCACTATGGCCATCTTAAAACATCCTGACTTTTTGTGAGACTTTTGTTGCTACTATCTCGAGCCTTCAGCCTTTGCACCTGCTGAAGTTCAAGTTCTGTGGTTCCAAAATTCACCAAGCAGTGCTTATGATCTTAGCAGAAATCTGTGGGGTGGCACAGAACATGGAAAAAGCACTGGGTCAATTGGAATTGTCCTGTCTTTATGATTTGTATTGAGAAAACtaagtttaaaaagaaagtttctgcaacattaaaataaatgaataaacagCTTTGCACGGCATTTGCCTCCCAGATGGGTGTCCGTAACGGCTTCGCCTTGATAACAACGTTATCACAGCACTTGCAGCAAAAGGCCTCCGGAAACAGCTGGAGACACAAGCAAGGAGCAGAGCCCGCTCGTTCCCGGGTGCGAGGGCGGCACCGTCACCGCACGGGGCTCTCCCCTCGCCCGCTGCCGCTGGGCCGGGAGCCGGGGGGACGCGGGGCTCGCCCAGCACCAGGGCCAGCGCAGCCGCCGCCGGGAGGAGCAGCGGCAGCCCCGGAGCGCCGGGCCAGCGCAGCCCGTACCTTGGTGAGGTCAATGCCGGAGCCCACGATGGGCAGCCCGTCCTCGTCCATGCccgcgggccggggcgggcgcggccccGCTGCGCTGCTCGGCCGCGCACCGCAGCCTCGGCCCGGAAACAAACCCCGAGCtccgcggggcggggcgcggccgCTGCCCCGCGCTTCCTCCTGGGAAACGCAGTCCCAGGCCGCAGTCCTTGTGGCCGGCTGTGCCTCGGGAGAAACCTCGAGGATAAACCCCAAGGATAAACCCCGAGTTTCTGGGGTGCCTTCTTGGGCACCCGCTGTGCCATGCAGGTGGTGACAGCCGCTGAGGGGCCCGGCCGTGCCAGGGGTCGCAGCCAGCGCTCCCCAGGCCTCAGGACGCAGGCCTGCTTAGTGGTGTTTGGGAACAGTGTCGTCCCCTGCGGCCAAACGTCAAGGAAATAATGAGAAAAGCCAGTGAAGGAAGTGTTCCTGTGCTCATACGCGTAATTTGAGCGGGGAAGTGCCACATTTTGGATATGGGGAGTAAGAATAAGGAGCACTGAATGGCCCTGGGTTCTTctgaaaaagacaaatttgGGGTCATCTGGAGTCCCGGTTTACAGCAGTAAATCTAAATAGATTTTTGTGGATTTCCATATTTAGTGGAAGTTCTCCACGGTTACATCTAAATACCGCTGCACTTAATAAATCCTCCTAAATTCAGGGCAGTTAAGAAACCATCATACTCAGGCTGTCAGGTGGAAACTTGTCTTGTGATGAAATTGATAAAGACGCACTAATTACTATAATACTTTGAAGATTAGATCCCAAGTGTAGTATGCTAATTTTGGTTTAAAATTTACCAAAATTCTCAGTTTACATCCAAATCATTACAGTTTGCCAAAGCATTCTAATAATCCATATACAGACTCAATAGTGGCTGTACAGAGAGCACTTATTTACTCAAGCTGCCataaaattctcttttatttactGAAGCAGCTTTTTTTAGCTTTATTACTTTCACAATGTATTTATTAACCTGCTGTTATATGGACATCATTATTACTCGCCTACTAAGATTGTGTAGCAAAGCTTTTTGTCTATACTAATTGAATTATTGAATAACTTGTGATTCATACTCTGCTTTGGACCACTGACATGTTGTTGGCTCAATTTCTTGTGTCTCCcaaaggaagagcagcaggCTAACCTACAAAATTCAGTGGGTTTAGCTTTCAATTCCTAGCTTACAAGAGTTGTGCAAATTTCTGTTGGGCAATGGAGCCGTTTGTTTAACTTATTTACTTTGCCACCTTAATTACCTTAAAATTCCAACTAAATTCAAGAAGAACTAATTTAATTTATGATAAAGTGTCTATAATACAATTTTTCCAGGCAGTGACACTGGAAAATTAATGTAAATGCATAGTCAGATCTTATCTGAATGTATTGGTCTGTAAAGCTGGATAAGAAATCTCCCAAGAATATGCTTTTTCGTGAACTTTCTGGTACTTCCTGCTTTTAATTTGCTCAAAAATACTGCATAGAAAAGTGCAACACAGCACTTTTTCCTCCCAGCTGGAGTTAGGAAATGCAGGGtatgaaaagtgaaaaagagagAACGGAGGAAAATGATCCAAATTTTCCAAAAcctcttaaaaatgttttaattgaaTTAACTTGTTCAGCTGCAAATATAAGTGACTGAACTCCCAAGGAGaggatttataaaaaataattgagtGATAACATTCAGATTTATAGTGTGAATgatttgaaaatgtattttttaccAGCACCCATGCTGGATGATAAATGTCAGATGGAGGAATAAGTACTGTACAGTATGTAATTGCTGGCAGTTGCCCTATGCATGTGTAGATACAAATGCTGGCATTTAAAGGCCCAGTTGTGTAGCTCCACCTTCCAGTGAAGGAAAAGATTAAAGTGTGtttaaaaattaccaaaatgaAGTTTGGTTGAGTGTTAGTATTTTGAAGATGTCAACTTTCCATATGCTAATGCTAACTTGGAGTGGAAAAGCCATGTGTACAGAAAACTAATCAGAGCTCTATCTTTACTAAAAAACACCTGACTTGTGATTAGGGCACACAGAAAAGTAAAGGCAAGAACACGGGTTTCAAAACGTTGAAACTGATCTGCTCCATACATTGCACAGAATCAGAGCCTCGGGTCAACTTCGAAACAAAACTGTACAAGCTGAGAAAAACTGGTGAGTGCTACTGTAGCTTACAATGTTCATTCATATGCATCTTGTGTGCTTATACACTGTTACAGGTCCCAGGACACCACATTCAGGTTAGAATCAGCCCAGAACTCAAATAGCTATACAACTGAGAGACaaattaaacagaaacaaagagcTGGTCCAAAAAAATTTCCAGACATGGTGTCACCTGATCCTCCACAAGGGGCAATAGTTGTTTTAAATAAGGTGGTCCAATGAACAGCTGAAAAAATCAGTGTGGATTAACATTTGCTTGATTTCCCACAGAGTCTTCTAAATCCATGCTTGCAAAGGGTATTCTAGTGAAGTTTTCCCTATGAAACTGATATTGCCTCAATGATTTTTCTCTACGCTGAATTTAAGCAATGTCCCTCCCAATCTCAACAATCTCAGTGTGCCAGAATTTGTACAAATCTTGCAAACGGTTCAGAGAATTATCAGCCCTTCACAGTTAAATAGACTGAGAATAAAAATGTTAGGCATTATGtaggtttctttaaaaaaaaaaaaagaaaatggaaactaAATGATAAATGGTTTGCAGTTCTCTGAAAATGGTTTGTCAAGTTTCAGTTTTCCAAGTACTATGCTAAGACAACATGAGAGGATTAActaattattttgttctgtACAAAAGAGCATGGAGAACATGCTAAAAACATTAGCtgctcctttttatttatttatttatttaaaaaagataTCTATACTACTTCATTCCAGTATAAAATAAAGAGCCTTGAACTTGGCAAGATCATTCCTGGGTAAACAGTTTTAAGTAGTCCTTAAAAACAGCGTATGAAAAGCAAACATCCTGGTTTCTGAATTCACTGCGGAACAAAAGAATTTCTGTCCTTTGCCCTCTTGGATCTTAGTAATTGTAAACCGAAAAAGTCTCACTCAAGAGTGCACCTTTACATAGCTGGTGCAAATCCTTTTCTGTATGGGTCCTGAATATAGTGGATATATTCTGcaagggcaggagctgtgtgaagTGTGCTCTGAGGACAGAAAAACCCATGCCTGTTTCAGTACACACCAAACGGTTAACAGTGCCTTAGGCCAATTCTTCCAGACCCACAAAGATTTTTACCTACAAGTGAATTAAACCTCCCCTTAAGCCTACTATCTCTGGTCAGACAATGGATACAAGGTAAACAGAGTGCTGTTATCTGCTTATTTTACAATTTAGGCACACACCAGTCCACTGGAACTTCAAAGGAACTTTGTATTCATTTTAGGTAAACTTTAgtggcagctggaaagcagaagTTCTCAAGGATAAAGGATTATGAGAAATACAATATGGTCTTACGTTTCAAAAGGTGACTGTAGTCTCACTTTCTGATGTCCTACTTCTGAACTGGTTTTATGTGTCCCATATATATAGGAACAAACAAAcgaatattttaaaatctaactAAATAAGGATGGCTACGATGCTGTAAGGAGCTGTTACGCTATTTGAAACATCCTACCATCCCTTCACTTGCAAAAGCATGCAAAAAACACACTTAAGACAGGAGTTATTTCTGTCTTCTTCTTTTACTTCAGTTCTGTGTCTTGTATAGGAAAGACAGGACCAATATGATGTTTCTAGAAAGCAGAATGCCTTTGATTTTCCTGTAAAGACTGGAAGTAAAAGGCtgtaaccagaaaaaaacctcgTTATGCTGTTTGACAGGCTTGAAATAAATCCCTCCGTCATTTTGAGAGAAACAAAACTGCTTCAAATAATCATTCTGTTTTCACCATTAGCTTCTTCACTGGTAGTGGTAACCAGTTTATTCAAACACATCCAGGAACAACACTTTATGACAGTACActactgcatttctttttcttataaGATAGTCATGGCTGGGAAAGTGAATATAGAGAGGTGTTCTTTCTGTAGGTACTCTGCAAAATTTCAGTTATTTGAGCTGTGTTAACTGAGGGAGATTATCAGACTGAGATGCTAGGAcacaaatttctttaaaaacccctcaaaattcaTTTCACACAAAATACAATGtttaaaaagtacattttattttaatagaaataacCAAGAACCAGATGTATGATAGTAAATTTTACAAAAGCTCTTGTATTTGCAAGctaaaaatcaaacacaaatgATTTATAtcttgcttgtttcttttctctgttgtCCAAGTGAAAACCATTACAAAGAgtaaatttcttcattttactaGAAAAAAGGCATTATACTGTCAAATTTCGTATTGAAGGCAAATGcttattttacatttcagtaACCCAAAAGAAGATTTTATGGTCTCCTCCAACTGCACATAATGGAAGAGTTCTGTGCCATGTCAAACCAGATCCTACAGCAGCAGTTCCACTAAGAATGGGCtttaaaaaacagagagagagagaaaaatatcaaTACAACTTCCCTTAAAATGATTTCTATACTGCAGACACCAAGTTGCACAGACAAATAAGCACCACAGATTAAATGCTCCTTAAAAAATATAgttaaaatactgcagaaattctactgaaaaatgtgattttttgcTACATTGTTCCAGTAGCTACTTACTACATGTAACATACAGCAAAATATTCCATAATAACAAATAGTTTCAACTCTTTACATTACTATAAACACTATTACTATAAAGGCATGATGTCAGAAacctttttaaatgaaattagtTCTGTTATTTCAATGTACTCATAAGTAATATGTTTGGAGGTAATGTAATCATTACAAATATATACTGACTccagcaaaaccaaaatatttcctatgctttgcattttctttaaggatttaaaatataagtagttaaaaccagaaaaatacacCACTAGGTGTTTTTAGTCTCCTTAGAACTAGAAATATTTCCAGACTTATTAGATATCAGGTAAAGGTGTTTTTCTTCCCCTTAGAACTGATATGGCAAAGCAAACTAAAACATATAGATCAAGCAGCTTTTGAAATACCAGTTTAAGTGtgcaccatttttttttccttagtctGAATgccacaaaggaaaaaagaataattaaaaaaaataggtacaccaagcagcagtgctggatgGTTTGGGCTAGTTTTTAATTGTAGCTTTAAAGTAAAATGAGTCTGATTGGAGGAGAACAGATGCAGCTCCAGTCAAAAATTTACCTGGGGATGTCCTAAATGATGAACCAGCAATTGAGTAGTTGTCTTTCCTGGATATCCAGTCGTTGCAAATAGATTTTCATTCACTCGGGACCACCTTTGAATAAAATGAATCCACTTATGAATAAAATGAATGTACTTTCCAAATACCCCTGTCATACCAGCAGAAGTGCAGTATGCACGACAAAGTGGAGGTCTCTCCCTTGGGACTAACTAAACATGTGAAGATGTTACATATTCTACTAACAGCAGAGAAACATATTTAGTGAAATATCTTGTAAATTATTCCCCACCACAGCCCCACATGCACAgtattattaaaacaaaaaaaataccacatGAATGCTACACATATATTCTAAATGTGGGTCATTCACAAATTCCACAAAGTTTATAGACCCAGTCCCCCTAAAAATGACTTAAGTGAGACACAACCAGGTTACTAAACTCACAACTGTTTGCATAGACATAGATTTCAACagataaatcccacaaaattgagACAATATCTATACCTGAATAATCTGGCTCGATCAACATGGACAGGTCTCTTATCCTGTGGATAACTAAAACAGACATTCAGTATAAAAAACTGTTCTGCAAATAACTACAGCTCATACTATAAGTACCAAAAGTACAGTGAAGGGGACACATTGTCTACTCTCTGTGAAGCAGTTGAGGGAAAACCAGAGCATTCCTGTAGCTTCAACCTCAATTTAGGGTAGGAAAACTGAAGTAGTTCTCCAGTTTATCATGGATCAATAGTTACCTATTTATGACTTAGAATGAAATTTAAACAAACGCATACAGTGAGAGGTGAACAGATGTGAAATGCTATCTCAAATGAACAAAAAGGCAGACAATGttatatttttaacagaaaacatTGATAAAGATGAAACAAAGAATACCATGGAGTGGTCTGTATCCATATCGTAATTCCtgataattttcatttatttagcTTATGCATTGGGCCTACAAAGATGATtaaggggctggagcatctcttacaaggaaaggctggggaagttgggcctgttcagccttgagaagagcTGACTGAGAGACCTCATCAATGTCCATCAGTATCTGAAGGAGGGTGTCAAGGgaacagagccaggctctgttCCGTGCTGCAAGCTATAGGATgagaggcaatgggcacaaactgatgcacaggatgttccacctgaatatgaggaagacCTTGTTTATGCTGCAAGTGAccaggcactggaagaggttgcccagagaggatgtggagtctccctccctggagatacTCACAATCCTGTGCCttgtgctctaggatgaccctgcttgaaaAGGGAGGTCGGACCTGCTGACACACcgtggtcccttccaaccatttgtgattctgtgactgccATGCTCTCTTAGCCAAATACCTGCACTTCCTCATGTACTGATtaggaagagaataaagaaaccTATGCAATGGGTATAAAAATACCTGGAGCGAGTGATATCCCAGATCAGCCAATCACTTCCAGCAACTGCTCCAATTTTAAGGGTATTTTTTAAACACCAGTCTGCTGACATCAGTGGTGTTTGTTCACACTCCAGGGAAAGAATGGCCTGCTGTGTAATCAGGTCATAGAATCGTATTGTCCCATTCTTCTCTGCCACCATCAGCTGTTAAAAGAAATTCATAGAATGTGGTAAACTTAGCATGTaagggaaattaaattttttctaCTCTATAGAAAGGTTGGAATACATTCaaacaaatattaataataCTAAATGAAGTGCAGTTTTTAATTTCATACCAGAAAACTTTCTCCTGGACACTCTTTAaccaataaataaaaaccaCTTTAATCTATACTACTGTTACACTGTTATACACAAttacattatttatatatatatagacatcTATGTGTATAATTCTGGTGGTTAGAAACACCAGTTCACAACCACCAAAACACTGTGCTTTTATACAGCAAAAAGTCATTATTTTAACATTCAATAGCTTCTGTTCTGAGTACACAGTGCTGTAAAAaagaaagggttgtcaagcactggaacaggctgcccagggaagtggtggagtcaccgtccctgaaggtgttcaagaaatgactgtaCATGGCACTAAGTGCTATGGTTTAGTTGATATAATGGTGttcagtcaaaggttggacttgaggatcttagaggtcttttccaacctaaatgattctatcATCCCAAGCAAAGTATTAATTAGTGTACCTGTAGAATCAGTAGAATCACTTACTGATTTTATATAATATCTCTTATTTCATCCTGTAACAGTTTGCAACAGATTTTATCTAAGCATTTTTCATTACAGTAATATACTTAAGCAGTTGTTTTTTAAGTATTGTAGAAATAGCTCCCTGATtaaattatagaatcatagaaggATTGGGTTGGAAGTGAACTTAAAAATCCTCTACTTGCAATcctctgccatgagcaggaaCACTCTCCAATAGGCCAGATTGCTCAGGGTGCCAATCAACCTGGTCTTGATCACTTCAAGGAGTGAGCCTTCACAACTTCTTTGGGCAACCCATTCCAATGCCCAGAGgataaaatgagatttttcttcatgAAGAAAAATGGCTTTCATATAATCATGAACAATAACTAAGAAAGGCAGagaagcataaaaaaaatactccagTACTACTGGTCTCTTTGGGAAAACAGAACGGTCACCAAGACATGCTTTCCTGCAAACTAAAGGTCATGGTGCAGTAAGCATTTTGACCTGCAATAAGCTTTTCAGCAAGAACTAAGTCTATCAAGTTTTATGAGCTTTTGGAATgggcttttcttttcaaaaacaaaacaaaagaaaacaaacaaaaaaactccaaaaaaaccctaaaaaaaccccaaaccaaaccctgtGCCTGTCTTTGATAATGGTCAAAGAAAAAACATGCTAGTAATATCTAAGATGGGCATACTATTGCAGTATTTTTGGGAAAATCTTATTAATTGTGTTGTGCTAACGAAGTTGCCCAGTAGCAAACAGCAGCTAACCCATTAAATTCTGATGCCACCTGAATCAACAGTTTTCCTAGTTAACAGTTTCCCTTCTTAGTAAGGATGGATATTGATACTGATGGAAAGTGTGATGAGATTAGAGATCCTCCTTCCCTACTGCTGTGTAAATGTTTTGATATCTTATTTGActgcttttctcattttaagTATGTGTTTTTGTGGTAACCCAAATAACCATTTGTAGCTGCTCAAGGCAGTTATTGATAGGCACAATAGGAATAATAAATCCAAGACTGCAGGGACTAGCCCATTAATGAAGCTGGATATTTGAGTACATACCAGCTGATTAATCTTCCCCAGTACAATAATAAGTATAAAATCACAGTCTATTGATGTGATTTTTCAGAACATATTTCATACATGCAAGaacaacaacagaaaagtcCCTTGTTAACTTCAAAGAGATACTTTTCAAAGCTTGGCATGTTCTATAAAGAGTCTGTATTATTGGTGTTACCATGACTGAGAAAAACTTGAGCTCTTCTCTGGTAACTGTCAGTTAAAATTTAATCAGCAGAATAGTTATCAACAACTGATGTACATAATCAAGAAGGAATATTTCTGATGGGAGGAGTAAGGGACTGAGGATAAAAAGACAAGAATGGTAATGAGAATTCATTTACAGTCACTTCACATTAGCAGATCCAACCAATATCCAGTTTACAGTGTAAACAAGCTCCTCAAACTTCAATGTTACTACAGCATAAAAGATTCACACTTtaggtgtgtcccctctcctgttaTTTTAAAGGTAGTGAGGGAGAAAAGCTGAAAACCACAACCTTAAAAGCCTCCTCAGGATGCCAGCAAACACTCATTCCAGGAGAACGTAAAACAAAATGGGCTTTCTCATTTCCTTCCAAATCCCAGACcctgaggagaaaagaaagaaagaaagaaagaaaaaaaaaaaagtactaaaCTATTGCCATTTGACTGCAAATACATTAACTTTCAGTGACTCATTATGTTCACAGAGGAAGTGACCAAATGAAATAGTGTTCATGCTGTATCATTTGAAGGTCAGTGAAAGTGGCCAGTGCTGCAGATAATGTATTTTAACACTGATGAGCTAGGCAGAGCCTCTACTTAACTATTCAAATAATTTGACATTTTAGTTCTCTAGACATGAAATTTTAGTGAGATGTTCCCATTTTTTCATAAGGCAACACTACAGCCTTTGTACTATACCATAAATGACAGTGAGACAGTACAAAGCAGGAAAGTCAGTGTTCGTCCAGCTGATACAAGGAACCTAAAGTGAGGTACCAAACAACTTCAATCATACATGCTGCCACGTAAAGGGCAAGACCCTTTATTGAAGTATTTTGACTGCCTAATGTAAGTTTCCAGTATTTCCTGGTAAGACAAGGTTGAGTAATGGAAATACAAGTAAACCAGAAATGAAGCTAAGGCAAACAGAAGAATCTATGACAGAGGTAACACTAGCCAAAAACGGGTCTTGGAGAGCTTTCAACAGATAAATCACGTGCCTGTTTAACCTTTTCCTTTACGAACACCAACAGTACATATCTGGCAGctataaaaaatttaaaaatcaacagGATTTGGTCAATATGGATTGACAGGAAAGGGTATGCTGAAATGCCAAAACTAAGTTAGGTGATGGGTGAGTTTTCTTTGGATGTGTTCAATATGAGTTTTAAATAAGCCATGGAGCTACTTTGTTTCTAAAatgcaacaaaaccaaaactgagcCTATTTTACCTCACAGCCACTGCTCAACTCCCTCTTTTCCTACAAAATCTGTAACTCAGTTGTAGAACAAAGACATCACAGTTGTGAATGTCAATCTGAACCACATACTATTTATATGCATTTGGACACCAAAACATACACATATATCCCTCCTCTCTGACATGCAAGACTTCAGAAACAGCcaatttttaaagcagtgaaCTGCCTAGTCTTTCGAGCTAGATGAGTGACTACATACTATTATTGTTTATTCTAGAGGATTTTTGCTGACTTCCTTCAGACTTTTTCAGTTTATATCTCACCAGGGTGCTTAGAGCCTTATATTTAAGAGTTTTAAGAAAACTCTTAACTAATACATCATAAGTCTAGACAAAATATATGGGAACaaagtaaatatatttaatgaacAATGTTGTTTTCTTATGCCAAACCACAATAGATCAAATATTTGTTCTCCCCATAGAAAACACAGGGTCTCTAATCTTGAAGAATCAGTGTCCTTActaaaaaaagtcaaaacaaaaacctgacaagtgtttaaaaaatgaaatatctaCTTGATTAGGTAATTTAGAAACATACAATACTTTCTTCTACTGCCAAAAATTTTGCCTTGTAGATTTGTCCAAGTCAAATCAACACTTCCCATGTGTATTTACTGTGCAGAGAGAAAATTATGATACAACAGAAGACGGTGAATCATTTTGGCAAAAGGAATATGCCATTATGTTTCCTTCCCTGAAATGAGTGATGTTATTAGGTGTTGAGACAGAAATTTATGCTTTTTTACTGCCATAACTTCGTTATTTATAAAGTTAccaaatttgtattttttactCTGTAAGAATGGCAGGACTGCTAGTAACAAACAGTATGTGGAGGAGAAGGGATAAAagcctcttttttattttctttattgatACCAAAGATGATATAATttagttttggggaaaaaaacccaaaacacccaaaatacaaACCAGGCAATACATATCAAGATAGATCCTTGTATGAATGCATCATATCTATACAATTACACATGTGTTCAATTAACTCCTTTCAATATTTCTTTGTGAAAAACCCAAGTAAAATATGtgcaaaccccaaaaatttagtCAAGCTGATTTTCAATAAGTTAACTACTCAGTAATCATAACCAAATCAGCT from Poecile atricapillus isolate bPoeAtr1 chromosome Z, bPoeAtr1.hap1, whole genome shotgun sequence encodes:
- the LOC131573708 gene encoding nucleoporin Nup37-like — encoded protein: MKQDSTRNTSYTVDCEDYVHVVKFNPFDSGDSCSLIAYGGNNYVVVGTCRFQEEDAEVEGMQYKTLRTFHHGIRVDAIAWSPETRLDAIPPQIRFCTAASDRKLRLFTSDLQDKNEFKTFDGHSDYINDLVFAPNEGQEIASVSDDHTCRVWDLEGNEKAHFVLRSPGMSVCWHPEEAFKLMVAEKNGTIRFYDLITQQAILSLECEQTPLMSADWCLKNTLKIGAVAGSDWLIWDITRSSYPQDKRPVHVDRARLFRWSRVNENLFATTGYPGKTTTQLLVHHLGHPQPILSGTAAVGSGLTWHRTLPLCAVGGDHKIFFWVTEM